One genomic window of Egibacteraceae bacterium includes the following:
- a CDS encoding gluconeogenesis factor YvcK family protein, whose protein sequence is MTRSAPRPAARVVAIGGGHGLAGALRALRQLDVEPTAVVTAADDGGSSGRLRRELDIIAPGDLRMALLTLARNRALSAALGHRFTRGQLQGHALGNLLLVALAEQADGDFVRALDGAAALLDCAGRVLPSTTSAVELKARVDGRQIEGQVRVAAAEGRIERVWLDPDDPSVTPDAAEAVRSADLVVIGPGSLFTSVIATLLVPGLAEALEACRGHVVYVANILTQPGETTGLSAQAHVDALVAHVPGLVLDAVVLHAGPAGAGGGQPLGVELRSPSVRAVICADVVMRGADGRAGTTHDPSLLARALAPVAHRAALRT, encoded by the coding sequence ATGACCCGATCGGCTCCCCGTCCGGCCGCCCGCGTCGTCGCCATCGGGGGCGGCCACGGACTCGCCGGCGCCCTGCGGGCCCTGCGACAGCTGGACGTGGAGCCCACCGCGGTCGTGACCGCTGCGGACGACGGGGGGTCGAGCGGTCGCCTGCGTCGGGAGCTCGACATCATCGCCCCCGGCGACCTGCGGATGGCCCTGCTGACCCTCGCGCGCAACCGTGCGCTCTCCGCGGCGCTCGGGCACCGGTTCACCCGTGGGCAGCTCCAGGGCCACGCACTGGGGAACCTGCTCCTGGTGGCCCTGGCGGAGCAGGCCGACGGCGACTTCGTCCGGGCCCTCGATGGCGCCGCGGCGCTGCTGGACTGCGCCGGTCGGGTGCTGCCAAGCACCACGAGCGCCGTGGAGCTCAAGGCGCGCGTCGACGGTCGCCAGATCGAGGGACAGGTCCGGGTCGCGGCGGCAGAGGGCCGCATCGAGCGCGTCTGGCTGGACCCGGACGACCCCAGTGTGACCCCCGACGCGGCCGAGGCCGTCCGCTCCGCCGACCTCGTGGTGATCGGGCCCGGCAGCCTGTTCACCAGCGTGATCGCGACCCTGCTGGTGCCGGGTCTGGCCGAGGCGCTCGAGGCGTGCCGGGGCCACGTGGTGTACGTGGCGAACATCCTGACCCAGCCGGGTGAGACCACCGGCCTGTCCGCCCAGGCCCACGTCGACGCGCTGGTCGCCCACGTGCCCGGCCTCGTCCTCGATGCCGTGGTCCTGCACGCCGGTCCGGCGGGTGCAGGCGGCGGGCAGCCGCTGGGGGTGGAGCTGCGCAGCCCGAGCGTCCGCGCCGTCATCTGTGCCGATGTGGTCATGCGCGGTGCGGACGGTCGGGCGGGGACCACCCACGACCCGTCCCTGCTGGCCCGCGCCCTGGCGCCGGTGGCCCACCGGGCCGCGCTGCGCACGTGA
- the rapZ gene encoding RNase adapter RapZ — MPPRPTDRRRTGPRLAIITGLSGAGRTTAAKVLEDIGYFVIDNLPPSLIGRVVDLATAPGSSVDQVALVVDVRGRQFFGDLRDALAGLRERELAPRVLFLEASEDALVQRYEAARRAHPLSGQDRIGDGIARERELLADLRAEADLVIDTTETNVHELRDRLVDAFGTGVEDQLVANVVTFGFKNGTPRDADILMDVRFLPNPHWREELRGYNGLDDPVRAFVMGQPETAEFLERLFALFDVMVPAFVKEGKHYLTVGMGCTGGKHRSVVLGEELAAHIRSLGVAVRVEHRDRLKE; from the coding sequence ATGCCGCCACGGCCGACCGACCGCCGACGCACGGGGCCCCGCCTCGCGATCATCACCGGGCTGTCCGGGGCCGGGCGCACGACCGCTGCCAAGGTGCTGGAGGACATCGGCTACTTCGTGATCGACAACCTGCCGCCGTCGCTGATCGGGCGCGTCGTGGACCTCGCCACCGCGCCGGGGTCGTCCGTCGACCAGGTGGCGCTGGTCGTCGACGTGCGGGGGCGGCAGTTCTTCGGTGACCTGCGGGATGCGCTCGCGGGGTTGCGCGAACGGGAGCTGGCGCCTCGGGTGCTCTTCCTCGAGGCCAGCGAAGACGCGCTGGTCCAGCGCTACGAGGCCGCGCGCCGCGCGCATCCCCTGTCGGGCCAGGACCGCATCGGTGACGGCATCGCCCGGGAGCGCGAGCTGCTCGCCGACCTGCGTGCGGAAGCGGACCTGGTGATCGACACCACCGAGACCAACGTGCACGAGCTCCGTGATCGATTGGTCGATGCCTTCGGCACGGGTGTCGAGGACCAGCTCGTGGCCAACGTCGTCACGTTCGGCTTCAAGAACGGCACCCCGCGGGACGCCGACATCCTCATGGACGTGCGCTTCCTGCCGAACCCGCACTGGCGGGAGGAGCTGCGGGGGTACAACGGACTGGACGACCCGGTTCGGGCGTTCGTCATGGGACAGCCCGAGACGGCCGAGTTCCTGGAGCGGCTCTTCGCCCTGTTCGACGTGATGGTCCCCGCGTTCGTGAAGGAGGGCAAGCACTACCTGACCGTCGGTATGGGCTGCACCGGCGGCAAGCACCGGTCGGTGGTCCTCGGCGAGGAGCTGGCCGCGCACATCCGCTCGCTCGGCGTGGCCGTCCGGGTCGAGCACCGGGATCGGCTCAAGGAATGA
- the uvrC gene encoding excinuclease ABC subunit UvrC — MTTTNPALTFRPDPGTIPTEPGCYLWRDARGRVLYVGKAKSLRARLASYFGAWGAIPQRTRAMLEAAAGVEWIVAANEVEALHLEYNLIKRHLPRYNVRYTDDKSYPYLAVTVQDDVPRAMVRRNPRKDGTRYFGPYAHAYAIREALDLLLRVFPVRTCSQGVFDRCRRTGRPCLLHHIGRCAAPCVGKVSEDEHRDLVDELIAFLEGDTGETLEGLEARMTAEAEKLNFEAAARIRDQLTAVRRALEKHMMVTARPESFDAVHYHDDDLEAAFQAFFVRKGRVVGRKGWTVDKVEDLDAGELVGRFLLELAMERDEDVPREVLVPVPPADQATLEELLSELRGGPCAIRVPVRGEKRAFLDTVRDNAVEAFHQHKLKRAKDFTARSQALHELQDALGLAEAPLRIECYDISTLQGTNSVASMVVMEDGLPRKSDYRRFKIRGVEGQDDFAMMREVITRRFRNYLEEAARPVSERGRFAYPPNLVVIDGGKGQLSAAVNALDELGVEGVDVCSLAKRMEEIFLPSRSEPVVLPRSSEALYLVQRIRDEAHRFAVAYHRSVRGKEMTASAFDDIPGIGPARRRALLGHFGSLRRVREASLDELAQVEGISETLASVIHAHLSRGGDRAHA, encoded by the coding sequence ATGACCACGACCAACCCTGCGCTGACGTTCCGACCGGACCCCGGCACGATCCCGACGGAGCCGGGGTGCTACCTGTGGCGGGACGCCCGCGGGCGGGTGCTCTACGTCGGGAAGGCCAAGAGCCTGCGTGCTCGGCTGGCCAGCTACTTCGGTGCGTGGGGGGCGATCCCGCAGCGCACCCGGGCGATGCTCGAAGCGGCCGCCGGCGTGGAGTGGATCGTCGCCGCGAACGAGGTCGAGGCCCTGCACCTGGAGTACAACCTCATCAAGCGGCACCTGCCGCGCTACAACGTCCGCTACACCGACGACAAGAGCTACCCCTACCTGGCCGTCACCGTGCAGGACGACGTCCCCAGGGCGATGGTGCGCCGCAACCCCCGCAAGGACGGCACCCGCTATTTCGGGCCCTACGCCCACGCCTACGCGATCCGTGAGGCGTTGGACCTCCTGCTGCGGGTCTTCCCGGTCCGCACGTGCTCACAGGGCGTGTTCGACCGCTGCCGTCGCACCGGACGCCCGTGCCTGCTGCACCACATCGGGCGCTGCGCCGCCCCTTGCGTCGGCAAGGTCAGCGAGGACGAGCACCGCGACCTCGTCGACGAGCTCATCGCCTTCCTGGAGGGCGACACCGGCGAGACCCTCGAAGGCCTCGAGGCGCGCATGACCGCCGAGGCCGAGAAGCTGAACTTCGAGGCCGCAGCGCGCATCCGCGACCAGCTCACCGCGGTTCGCCGGGCGCTGGAGAAGCACATGATGGTCACCGCCCGGCCGGAGAGCTTCGACGCCGTCCACTACCACGACGACGACCTCGAGGCGGCGTTCCAGGCGTTCTTCGTCCGCAAGGGACGGGTCGTCGGACGCAAGGGCTGGACTGTGGACAAGGTCGAGGACCTCGACGCCGGTGAGCTGGTCGGGCGCTTTCTCCTGGAGCTGGCGATGGAGCGCGACGAGGACGTGCCCCGCGAGGTGCTCGTCCCGGTCCCCCCCGCGGACCAGGCGACGTTGGAGGAGCTGCTCAGCGAGCTCCGCGGCGGCCCCTGCGCCATCCGGGTCCCGGTCCGCGGGGAGAAGCGGGCCTTCCTCGACACCGTTCGGGACAACGCCGTCGAGGCCTTCCACCAGCACAAGCTCAAGCGGGCGAAGGACTTCACGGCTCGCAGCCAGGCGCTGCACGAGCTGCAGGACGCTTTGGGGCTCGCCGAAGCCCCCCTGCGCATCGAGTGCTACGACATCTCGACCTTGCAGGGCACCAACTCGGTGGCGTCCATGGTGGTCATGGAGGACGGCCTGCCGCGCAAGTCCGACTACCGACGGTTCAAGATCCGTGGCGTCGAGGGACAGGACGACTTTGCGATGATGCGAGAGGTGATCACCCGGCGTTTTCGCAACTACCTCGAGGAGGCGGCCAGGCCCGTGTCCGAACGCGGCCGCTTCGCCTACCCGCCCAACCTCGTGGTGATCGACGGTGGCAAGGGCCAGCTCTCGGCTGCGGTGAACGCGTTGGACGAGCTCGGGGTGGAAGGCGTCGACGTCTGCTCCCTGGCGAAGCGGATGGAGGAGATCTTCCTGCCGAGCCGATCGGAACCGGTCGTCCTGCCGCGCTCAAGCGAGGCCCTGTACCTGGTCCAGCGCATCCGCGACGAGGCGCATCGCTTCGCGGTGGCCTATCACCGCAGCGTGCGCGGCAAGGAGATGACCGCGTCGGCGTTCGACGACATCCCCGGGATCGGGCCGGCCCGCCGCCGCGCGCTGCTCGGCCACTTCGGCTCCCTCAGGCGGGTTCGGGAAGCCAGCCTCGACGAGCTCGCGCAGGTGGAGGGCATCTCCGAGACCCTGGCGAGCGTCATCCACGCGCATCTGTCGCGGGGCGGGGACCGGGCCCACGCATGA